In Ruania alkalisoli, the DNA window TGGCGCCGGTGCCTGAGGCGCTGTGGACGGCAATCAGCTCGGCTCCGGGGAGCGAGTGGATGATCCGCGCCTGCTCGGCGCCGATATAGCCGCATCCGGTGATCCCGAAACGAACGGGTGCTGGCATTGGTAGTACTCCTTCGTCAGTGCGAGTTGGGTGTCGCCTTGAGGTCGTCGATGATCGCCTGGACGGCGAGTGCGTCAGCTTCACGCGCCAGGTCGGGGGAGGCGCTGCCCTCGAGCACGGCCCAGAAGGCGCGCCACTGGTCCGCGAACGGCTGCCGATAATCAGTCGTGAGATCCTCGACGCGGCGTGAGGCGCTCTCGATCACCAGCGTGCCTGGCCGCGTTGCGAGCGCATATCCACGTTCGCCCACCGCCAGCAGGACGTTGTCGCGCGTGCCGCCGACGTCGGGGAAGTCCGGCATCCATCCGCCGGCGATCAGCGCGTCATGGGAGTCATCGAACGTCAGCCGGATCCGGCCGACCTCGTCGGTTCCAGTCGTTCGGTCCTGCGTCAGCACGCCCTCGACAGCGATCGGCTCCGCTCGCATGAGCCAGCGGCTTAGGTCGATGGCGTGGCAGAGCGTCTCGCTCGTCACGCCGACCCTACCGGCCCACACCTCCGGGCGGGGCTGCTGGTAGTGCGCGACGTGCAGGTAGCGCAGCGCTCCGATTTCGCCGCTCTCGATGACGTCGCGCACGCGCCGGAACAGTGCTTCGAATCGCATCTTGAAGCCGATCGCTAGCGGGACACCGCCTTGGCGACAGCGTGCGACCATCGACTCGGCTACCGGCAGCGTGAGCGCGAGCGGCTTCTCGCACAGCATCGGGATCCCGCGCTGCACGCAACGGTCGACGATCCGCTCGTGAGACTCTGGTGGGGTACTGATGCCCACTGCATCGACGACCTCGCGCGACAGCATCTCTTCGACGTCCGCGTAGATCGGCGATGCTCCGGCGACGGCAGCAGCTCGGTCATGGTCAATGTCGACCACGGCGACGACGGCGTGCCCGGCACGTCGCAGCACGTCGATGTAGATGCCACCGATGAGCCCGCAACCGACGACGGCCGCCCTCACTTCACGCACCTACCCGGTCGTCCGGGGCCGACAGCATCCAGCGTAGCTGTGCCAGTTCGTGCTGAAGGCCCTCTCGCGACGGCGGCAGTTCTTGCGGGTGCCACCGCTTCTCGAACTCGGTCGATACGAACCCGCTGTACCCGGAGGCCGCCAGCGCCGGCAGGATCCAAGCCCACGGGACCTCGCCCTCGCCGACCAAGCGAGGCATGTGTTTCCCGCCGCCCAGCACGTCGACGTCCTTGAAGTGCACGTGGCCGATGTACGGCGCCTGCAACGTGAACGCCTCCTGGTAGTCGGCGTCACCGAGCACCAGCAGGTTCGCCGGGTCGTAGAGGATGCCGACGTACGGCGATCCGACCTCCTGGACGATCTCGGTCGTGATCGCACCGCTGATCGCGTGGGAGCCCATGTGGTTCTCGACATTGAGCCGCACGTCGAGGTCCGCAGCATGCCCGGCGAGCCGCCGAAGACTGTCGACGAGCAGTTCCTGCTGCTCGGTCTCGTGGCCAGGCTCAGGGTCCACGCCGGCCCACACGCGCACTGACAGCGAGCCGATCGCGGCGGCGATGTCGAGGCAGCGGCGCATCTCGTCCACGTGGCCCAGCCGTGTCCGCTCGTCGCGCGCGTTGATCGGCCGCACGTATGGCACGACGTTCGCCACGGCCAGCCCCAGCTGCTCAGCCGCCGAGCGTACGGAGGTGAGCTGCGCCGTCGTCGGTCTGGTGGGGAGGCCGCACGGGTAGTCATCTGCGCAGATGATCTCGACACCCTCGAACCCGATCTCCGCGAGCAGCACGAGCGCTTCCTCGAGCGTGGCGTCCGGCGTGGCCATCGTGTGGCCGGCGGCACGAATCATGTCGGTCTCCTGACTCAGGTTGGACAGTCGTCACCAGATGTGCCGTCAACCCTTGACGGCACCGCCTGTGAGCCCGGCGACGATGTGCTTCTGCGCAAACACGAACAGCACGATGATCGGGATCATGGCGAGCGTGGAGCCGGCCATCAAGACGCCGTACTCCGCGCCCTCGGCACCGCGGAGGATCGTGGACAACCCCACGGAGACAGTGCGGTTCTCACCGCCACCTGCGATGACGAAGGCGAACAGGAATTCGTTCCACGTGTTGATGAAAGTGAAGATCGCCACGGCCGCCAGGCCGGGCCGAGTGAGCGGCATCGCAATCGACCAGAAAACCCGGAGGTTGCTGGCACCATCGATGCGCGCGGCTTCGATGAGCTCGTTCGGGAGCGTGGCGAAGTAGCTCGTCAGGAGCCAGAGCGCGAAGGGAAACGTGATGATCATGTAGGCCACAACCAACCCGCTGCGCGTGTTCGCATAACCCAGATCCGCCAGCACCCCGAACAGCGGCACCACCAGCATGATCGGTGGAAACACGTACGCGAGTAGCGTGCTTTTGAGCAGGAGGCGGCGCCCCCCGAACCTCCCCTTCGCGAGCCCGTAGCCGGCCATGGCTGCCAGCACCATCGTGATGACAGTGGTGGCGACCGAGACGATGGTGCTGTTGACCACCATGCGCCCGAAGTCGGCACTCACGCCGAGGAGCTTCTCGAACTGCCCGAGCGTCGGTGCGTGGGGGAGCAACGAAGGAGGGAACTGGTAGATCTCGTCGAAGGGCTTGAACGCCGTGGACACCATCCACAGCAACGGAAAGGTCGAGAGGCAGCACAACACCACTGTGAGTACGCCACTGCTGACCTTGGAGGCACGACGACTCTGTGGGATCGCGGGCACGTCAGCTCCCGTCCTCGTCACTGTCGATCGGCATCAGGCGGAACAGCACGATCACCAGCGCGAGCAAGGCGAGCATCATGCCGACGCTGATCGCGGCCATCCGGCCGACCTCGAACTGGGCCCATCCAGCGCGGAAGGCATACAACGGCAGGGTCATCGTGGTGTCGCGCGGGCCTCCCCCGGTCGTGAGGTAGATGAAGTCGAAGTTGTTCAGCACCCAGATCGTGCGCAGGATCACCAGGGTCCCGACGATCGGCCGAAGCGCCGGGAGCGTGACATGCCAGACCTGACGCCAGTAGCCGGCGCCGTCGGTCACGGCGGCCTCATACAGGTCTTGCGGGACCGTCTGCATGCCGGCGAGAAACGCGAGGAACATAAACGGTGCCCCAAACCAGACATTCATCACGATCACCGATGCCAGCGCCGTGCCCCCGTCGCCGAAGAACGCCACAGGCTCCTCGAGCACCCCGACACCGATGATCACGGCGTTCGCCACGCCAGTCAGACCGTCCAACATCAACCGCCACGTGGAGGCAAGCACGATCGAGGAGAACATCCACGGCACGATGAGCAGTAGCCTGACCAGCGCCCGACCGCGTGCGATCGCCTCGACCGTCAACGCCGCGACGAAGCCGATGACCAGTTGTCCAATCACCGAGGTGACAGTCCAGATCGCCGAGTTCCCGAGCGAAGACCAGAATGCAGGGTCGGACAGGAAGGCAGAGTAGTTGTCGAGCCCGACGAATGACGTGTTCGGGTACTGAAAGCTCTTGTTCGTGAAGCTGTAGTAGAAGTTGAGCAGCACCGGGTACAAAAGCAGTGCCAGCATCCACAACATGCCCGGCGCGACGAGAAGCACAGCGAAGTGCCGATCCACGAAGCTCCGGATCCGGCGCAATGATGCCGACCCTCGCGGTGGCACGGGTACGCGGCCTCCCCGCGCCGGCTGCCGACCGCCTGCGCGGTCGGGCGCGAGGCTGCGCATTGTCGTCGTCACGCCCCCTCACCCGATCTGGGAACTGATGCGGGTGACAATCTCGTCCGAAGCGGCCGCGGCCTTCTCGATCGCCGCATCCACCGCCATGCCGCCGAAGGCGACGTCCTGTACGAGGATCTCGGAGATCTTCGCGTCCAGGATCGCCCCGATGTAGGGGTTCGGACCGTCTTCGAAACCCGCGACGGAGCCCTCCTCGATGCCGGCCAGTGTCTGGGCGACCACGGTGTCCTTGTACCGGGTCACAAGAGGATCGGCGTAGAAGGCATCAGTGTCGATGTTCGTGGTCGCGGGGAAGTGGAACATCGGGATCGAGAGCAGGAAGTCAAGGTGGATCTCCGGCCGGTAGAGCACCTTCGCGAGCGCGTTGGCGGCGGCGATGTTGGCACCGGCGGGGATCGTCATCGAAACGGCTCCGACCTGGTGACCGGGTCCGCTGCTCCCGCTGGGCATGTGTGTCCCGTCCAGGGCGGCCACCAGGTCCGGGTCGAGCCCTTCGGTGCTGTTGGCGACCGCGATGTTGGCCGCTGTGTCGACGACCATCGAAGAGCTGCCGTCATGAAAGCGGTTGAACATGTCGCCGATCGTCGTGGTCGTCGCCGCTTCCGGGCCGAACCTGCGCGCGACGCCAGCGAGATAGTCAGTCGCCTCCTGGACCTGCTCGCTGACCCAGAGCTGCTCACCGTCCGCGGTGACCAGGCCGCCGCCATTCGCACGCACCACCTGCCAGAGCAGGTATCCAGCACCGATGTCGCTCTGAGACAACGGCATCGTCCACCCGAAATACTCCGGGTCGCTGTTCATTGCCTCAGCGCATGCCTCGACGTCCTCGAGAGTGACCGGGACATCGAGACCGGCCGCCTCGAGCCGGTCACGGCGGTACAGCATCAACCGGTTGTGGGCGTAGTGCGGCAGCGCGAACGCTGCACCCTCGTAACGACCGTTCTTGTCCAGGAATCCGGGGACGAAGAAGTCGTCGCCACCGAGGTCTTCGACCAGGCTCCCCATCGCGTCCGTGTCCACGAGCCCCGCCATGTGCATCGGAAGGATGTTCTCGGGGATGTTGATCAGCAAGTCGGGCAACGTCCCGCCCTGCTGCGCGGACGGCCACCGCGTGGGGAAGTCACCAAACGGCACGTGTTCGGCCTGGACGTTCGCACCCGGATTCTCTTCTTCGAAGACGGCGAAGGCCTCCTGCAGTTGCACCTGCCGCGACTCCTGGCCGTACGGGTGCCAGAACACTACGTCGCCGGAAATGCTGTCGGTCGAGGTGCCGCCGCCGGAGCCTTGCGAGCAACCGGCCACCGCGACACCGGTCGCGGTTAAACCGAGTCCGAGGACGGAGCGCCTCGAGAGGATGCCAGCCATATGCGATGAGTCACTGTTCACGTCGTTGCCTTCCTTGGCAGCCAGGCGAGAGAACCTGGGGTGGGACGTCCTATGTCTCAGACCATAGATGCGACGGTTACTCTCGTCAAGAGGCGATGTCTTCGAGATCGAAGTGCGCGAGGTGGGCAGCTACAGCCTCAGCCTCATGGTCGTTCAGTGTGACGAGTGGCGCGAGCAGCGCCCGACTCTCGATGACCCCCAGCGCCACCAGGGCGGCTTTGAAGGAGCCGATGCCCGCCGAGAAATTGCCCATCCGGGATGAGTCCGCCACACGAGCGATCCCGAAGAGCTCGATCAGGCGATCCTGAATCGACTGAGCACGATCAAGATCCCCGACGGATGCCGCGTCGTACAGCTCAACGTACGGTCGGGGGCTGACGTTGGCTAGCCCTGGCACCCCACCGACCGCACCCAGTCGGAGCGCACTGTCCACCATGACTTCGGAACCACTGAGCACCGGAAAGTGTTCGAGCGGTGCACACGCCGCAACGGTTCGGCGCAAGGCATACTCGTCGCCGCCGGAGTCCTTGTAGCCAGTGATGATGCGAGCATCCGCGAGCTCGGCGACGAGCTCCGGCGACATCCGGACGCCAGCTGCTCCCGGGATGTTGTAGGCGACGACAGGCAAGTCGACCGAGGTTGCGATGGCCCGGAAGTGTTCCCTTACCTCGCCCTGATGCGAGGCACCATAGAAGGGTGTCGTGCACACCAGCGCGTCCACTCCGCGACCTGCGGACGTGGCAGCCATAGCCGCGACCTGCCGTGCCGACGGTGCCATCGCACCGACGAGGAGAGGCACCCGTCCCGACACCACCTCAACGGCAGTGGCGATGACGCGACGACGATCGTCGTCGGTGACATACGCACCTTCGCCGGAGGTGCCCAGCAGGAAGACCCCGTGCACACCCGCGTCCAGCATGCGCTGTATCTGCCGCTGCAACCCGGCCTCGTCCACGCGAAGTTCTGATGTAAATGGCGTGAGGACTGGTGGGACGATGCCACGGAGCCAGCCCTCGTCACCCGGTCCCGGTCGAGCCGTCGTCGCGGCTTCTCTCGCCGAAGATTCGAGTATCATGCGATCCATTGTCGCTCCACTGCTAGGACGTCCCATGTCTCAGAACAGTAACCCGCCTCAGCTGGAATGGCCAAGGGCACGGGTTCAAGACATACAGAACGCACTCATCGAGCTCATCATCCGCGACGGGCTCGGGGAGGGAACCGCGCTGCCGCCGGAGGCCGAGCTCTCGGAGGCCCTCGGCGTTGGCCGCAACTCGCTTCGTGAGGCGGTCAAGGCGCTGCAGGCGTTGGGCGTCCTGACGATCCGCCACGGCTCCGGGACGTTCGTGGCGGAGCCGAACCTGTCGGCACTGACGTTGCTGCTGAGCTTCCGGGCGAGACACTCGATGCGGACCTCGGGACGCGAGGCGCAGCAACTCGTGGAGGTCCGAGAAGCGCTGGAGATCGGCCTGCTGCCGCACGCGATGCACGCTTCAGGCGAGGCCGATCTCGCTGCCGTGCGGAGCGCGTTGTCACACATGGAGGCGGCACCGTTGGGTGACCAGCTGCGCGCCGCCGACATGGCTTTCCACGAGTCACTGTTCGCACCCCTTCGCAACGACCTGCTCAGCCAGGTCCTGCGGGCGTTCTGGGTGGCATACAACGACATCGCGGACCTCGTCCAAGAAACTACCGTCGATCGCCTCGAGACGGTGGCGAAGCACCAAGCGATCCTCGATGCGGTCGAGTCCGGGAATGAGGCCGACGCAGTTGTCGCCATGCGCGACCATTTCACGGAGATCCGCGAGCGCATCCACGCCCTGGAGGTATAGGGGGGCAGAATGCCAAGCTATCGGCGCGCGAGGGGCTCTTGACGAAGTGCCGACGCTCGGCGCCCGCCCGCCCTGCCCTGAATCAGCCGCCTCCGACGAGCGGGCCCGCGCGAGATCTAGGCGTTCTGGCCCATGAGATTGGTGACGCGTGTGTGTAGGCGTGTGGCTGGGGGTTGGTCTCCGACGGCGGTGTGGGCTCGATGGTAGTTGTAGTGGATGGTCCACACGGTGATCGCGTGGGCGCGTTCGTCCTCGCTGGTCCAGCTGCGCGAGTAGAGCAGCTCTTCGGCCAGGATCCGGTTGTCGCGCTCGATCTTGCCGTTGTGGCGGGGTGCATTGGGGCGGGTGCGCTGGTGGCGTGAAGCGCAGGTCAGGACGGTGCGGTGATGGCATGGGCGGCGAAGAAGGCCCGGGCACGATGGAAGGAGCCGATCGTGGTGGCTGCTTTCTCGTCCTGGAGGGCTTCGGTGTAGGCCAGGCGGGAGTAACCATCAATGATCGAGTGCAGGTAGAGATACCCGGCCCGGGCGCCGCCGGTCTTGGCACGCTGAGCCTGCGTGTCCTGAGCCGAGCCGCGCCCGTGGGCGCGCCTGCCACCCTCGTCGGGGATATGCCCGACCTTCTTCACATCCAGGCGGACCATGTGGGGCGGCGAAGCGGGCGGCCATCGTGCCCACGACCCGGTTCGCCGAGCCGTTGGGGTCAAGGTCGCGGCGGCGGTTGATGCCCAATCGCACCAACCAGCGCCCGACAGTGGCTACCAAGGCCCGGTGCCTTCGCACACCCAGCTCCCGGCCGATCTGGCGGGCGGTCCACTTCCTCTCCCGACGCCAGGTCTCGATCAGATCCACCACGTGCGCATCCAGCTGGGTCGGGCGCGCATGCGGGGCGCTGGTGCAGTCCACGAGCCCGTCATCGCCGTCGGCCTCGTAGCGGGCCTTCCACTTGACAAGCACACCCGGGAGATCCCGGCCTCGGCGGCCAGTGCGCGATCGGGCGGTCCTGGCAGCGCTGGATCAGGCGCAACCTGCCAGCAGGAGTCAACGGAGCGTTAGCGTGGCTCATGAGGGGTAGGTCTCTCGCTTCGCGCAGAACGATCGTAGTGGTACTTCCATCCGGCCACCAGAGGCCCACGCCTCCCTCACACCCCGGTGTCACCAACCTCATGAGCCACAACACCTAGGCTGCTGTCTCGTGCACGACTTCCCGCCCGATGTGGCGCCCTACCCGACCCGAACCGAGGCCACACCCTCGGCCCGTGGGGATCACCCCGACACCCGGAGCCCGTCCCGTTTCCTGATCTGGCTGCTGGGCAAGCAGGCCTACGCGATGGTGGGCATGTTCGTCACCGGCATGCTGGTGTTCCTGCCGGGCGCCGCGGGGCCCTACTTCGTCGGTCGCGCTGTCGATGAGGGCATCGTCGCGGGCTCGGGGAGCGGACTGCTCACCTGGTCCCTGATCCTGCTCGGAATCATCGCGGCCGCAGCTTCGGTCGGGGTACTGATGCACACCTACGCCGTTCATGGCTGGCTGCACGCGTTGTACCGGACCACGAAACTGGTCACGCGCAAGACCACCCAGATGGGGCACGTGCTGCCGCAGCGGATGCCCACCGGGGAGATCCTCTCGGTCTCCTCCTCCGACGCGGATAAGTACGGCGCGCTCAGCGAGGTCGTCGGCCGCGCCGCAGCGGCCCTGTTCGCCTACTTCGTGGTCGTCGGCCTGGTGCTCAGCACCTCCGTCCCGCTCGGCCTGCTCACGCTGGCAGCAGGTCCGGTGCTGGTGTTCATAGCCACCCCGCTGCTGCGGCCGCTGCACCGGCGGCAGGCCACCGAGCGCAGTCGCTCCTCGGAGCTGACCTCACTGGCCACGGACATCGTGGCCGGGCTGCGGATCCTGCGTGGCATCGGCGGCGAGGGCACCTTCGGGCGCAATTACGCCCGCCAGTCCCAGCTGGTGCGGCAGGCAGGTGTGGCAGCCGGGATCTGGCAGGGAGCTGTCGAGGCAGTGGGAACGCTGTTCTCCGGGCTGTTCCTGGTGACGCTGACCTGGTTCGGCACCCGGCTCGTCGCCCGCGGGGAGCTCAGCGTAGGCGAGCTGATCAGCTTCTTCGGCTACGCCGTGTTCATGGTGGTCCCGATCTACACCTTCTTCGAACTGGTGCAGAAGTGGGTCCAGTCGCTGGTCTCGGCCCGCAAGACCGTGGCGCTGCTGGAGCAGGAGCCACCCTGGGAGGAGCCACACACCACCCAGCGGCTCCCGGCCGGTGCCACCATTCACGATGAGGCCACCGGCTTCACGGCGCATCCCGGCGAGCTGACCGTGGTGGTCTCAGCCGTCCCGGATGACAGCGCCGCACTGGCAGACCGGCTCGGGCGGTACCTGCCCAGCGAGGCCGAACCCGTACCCGCCGAGCTCGAGGACGGCGTGAAGGGCAGGCGTGCCAAGCAGACACGCGCCGAGCGCCTCGCCGCACGCCGTGCACAGGCGGAGAAGGATCGCCAGCGAGCCCGACGGCGGTGGGGCGTCACGGTCGGCGGTGTGGACCTCTCCCAGGCTCGCCTGAGTGAGGTCCGCGAGCGCATCCTGGTCTCGGACACGGCCAGCATGGTCTTCGGCGGCACACTGCAGCAGGCGGTGGATCCGCACGGCCGGCTCAGCCGCGCAGAGGCCGAGCAGGCTCTGGTGGTCGCCTCGGCCGAGGACGTCTTCGACTCCTTGCCGGGTGGCTGGCAGGGGCACCTGGACGAACGAGGGCGAGGGCTCTCCGGTGGGCAACGGCAGCGGCTGGTGCTCGCGCGCGCGGTGGCCGCCGACCCGGACGTGCTGGTGCTGGTGGAGCCGACCTCCGCCGTCGATGCGCACACCGAGGCGAGGATCGCCGAGCGCTTGGCGGCTCACCGGCAGGGGCGGACCACCGTGATCACCTCGGTCTCGCCGCTGCTCCTGCACCACGCCGACCGCGTGGTGCTGCTGAGCGACGCCCACGTGGCTGCCGAGGGGACGCACGCCGGCCTGCTGGCCACCAGCTCCGCCTACCGGCGCGTGGTGGTGCGCGGTATGGAAGACGAGACGGGCGAGGCAGCCGGGCACGCGGCATCCGAGGCACCCTCGGAGGTGGCCCACGGGACGGGGCCGCTGCACCTGGGCAGTCCGGGGCACCCGGACACCCAGACCATCATCCGTGAGGGGACGCAGGAGGTCACAGATGACTGAGGGGACGGCGGGCCCTGAGCCGAGGCCAGAGACGGCCGGAGCGGCCGAAAAGCTGCCTGGCTCCGCGCAGACCTGGCGCCCGGCCATATCGGAACCGGTGATCCCGGATGAGCTGCGCCCTGCCCGGACGGGGCCGATACGGGAACGGCTCGGGGCCTGGCGCCGTCGTCACCTGCTGCGTGAGCAACGGGCGAAGGACACCTTCGAACGTTCCCGGCATCCCGAGCGCGGGCTTCCGGTTGCCTCCGGCCCGGCGGTGTGGACGTTCCTGCGATCCCTCTTGGCTGGGCGTCGCCGGATCCTCATCGGGCTGCTGGTGCTGCACGCCCTGGCCGCGGTGGCCGGGCTCGTGGTGCCGCAGATCCTGCGCCGCCTGGTCGATAACGCCGCTGCTGCTGACACCGCCGCGGCCACGCTGAACTCCCTTGCGCTGGCCGTCGCCGGAGTCGTGGTGGCGCAGGCGCTGCTGACGTTCGCCGCCCGGGCGATCTCCGCCGTCTTCGGTCAGGACCTGCTGGCCGCGGCGCGGGAGTACGTGGTGCACACGGTGCTGCGGCTGCCCCTGAGCAGGGTGGAAGGGGCCAGCACCGGGGACCTGGTCACGCGCGTGACGCGCGACGTGGGCACGATGAGCGAGAGCGTGCGCTGGGGGCTCCCCCAGGCAGTGGTGGCACTGGTGACGGTGCTGCTGACGCTGGGCGCGATGATCTACAACTCGCCACTACTCTCCCTGCCGCTGCTGCTGTCGGTACCGGCGCTGGCATTCGCCGTCACCCGGTACCTCAAGCGCGCGCCCGCCGGCTACATCACCGAGGGCAAGACCTACTCCGACATCAACTCCACGCTCACCGAAACGGTGGAGGGAGCCCGCACGGTGGAGGCGTTCGGGCTCGGCGAGAAGCGCCGCGATCTCGGAGACGACGACATCGAGGTGTCGGCCCAGGCGGAGCGGTACACGATGAGCCTGCGGAACCTGCTGTTCATCGTGATCGACTTCGCCTACAGCTCACCGTTAGTGTGGACGCTGCTGCTGGGAGGCGTGGGATACGCGAACGGCTGGGTGTCACTCGGCCAGCTGACCGCGGCGATCCTGTACATCCAGGCGGTAGTCGAGCCACTGGACCGGTTGATCGCGAACGTGGACCGGCTGCAGGTGGGCGTGGCCTCCACCACCCGGCTTCTGGGGATCGCGGAAGTGCCGGCCGACCGGGAGCCCACCGATCGGCAGCCGGACGGAGTGAAGCTGACGGGTGAGGACCTGCGCTTCGCCTACCGCGAAGGTCACGACGTGCTGCACGGAGTGGACGTGGACCTCCAGCCCGGGGAGCGGCTGGCGATCGTGGGACCCAGTGGATCAGGCAAGTCGACCCTGGGGCGCCTGCTCGCCGGGATCAACGGACCCCGGACGGGATCGGTCACCGTGGGCGGGGTGGAACTGCTGGACCTGCGCTTGGATCTGCTCCGTACCGAGGTGGCCCTGGTGACTCAGGAGCACCACGTCTTCGTCGGCACGGTCCGCGACAACGTGGTCCTCGCTCGGGAGGACTCCGACGATGCGACCGTGATCGAGGCGCTCCGGGCCACCGGTGCGTGGGAGTGGGTGGAACGCCTGCCGGAGGGGCTGGGCACCGTCGTCGGCTCGGGCAAGGTCCGCCTGACGCCGGCCCAGGCGCAGCAGATCGCCCTGGCCCGGCTGGTGGTGGCCGATCCACACACGTTGGTGCTCGACGAGGCGACCAGCCTGATCGATCCGCGCACGGCCCGCACTCTCGAGGGGTCGATGTCCTCGCTGATGGAGGGGCGAGCCGTCGTGGCGATCGCACACCGCCTGCACACCGCGCACGATGCGGACCGGATCGCCGTGGTGATCGACGGCCAGATCGCCGAGCTCGGTAGTCACGATGACCTGATGGCCGCCAACGGCGCCTACGCAGCGCTGTGGCGAGCCTGGACGTCCTGACGAGCCCAGTACCCGACCACACCCGGAGGCAATCGACGGGAATGCTGCCAAACGAGGCCCCATAGACGCACTGGTTGGCAGTATTCCCGTCGTCTTCATCCCAGC includes these proteins:
- a CDS encoding ABC transporter ATP-binding protein codes for the protein MTEGTAGPEPRPETAGAAEKLPGSAQTWRPAISEPVIPDELRPARTGPIRERLGAWRRRHLLREQRAKDTFERSRHPERGLPVASGPAVWTFLRSLLAGRRRILIGLLVLHALAAVAGLVVPQILRRLVDNAAAADTAAATLNSLALAVAGVVVAQALLTFAARAISAVFGQDLLAAAREYVVHTVLRLPLSRVEGASTGDLVTRVTRDVGTMSESVRWGLPQAVVALVTVLLTLGAMIYNSPLLSLPLLLSVPALAFAVTRYLKRAPAGYITEGKTYSDINSTLTETVEGARTVEAFGLGEKRRDLGDDDIEVSAQAERYTMSLRNLLFIVIDFAYSSPLVWTLLLGGVGYANGWVSLGQLTAAILYIQAVVEPLDRLIANVDRLQVGVASTTRLLGIAEVPADREPTDRQPDGVKLTGEDLRFAYREGHDVLHGVDVDLQPGERLAIVGPSGSGKSTLGRLLAGINGPRTGSVTVGGVELLDLRLDLLRTEVALVTQEHHVFVGTVRDNVVLAREDSDDATVIEALRATGAWEWVERLPEGLGTVVGSGKVRLTPAQAQQIALARLVVADPHTLVLDEATSLIDPRTARTLEGSMSSLMEGRAVVAIAHRLHTAHDADRIAVVIDGQIAELGSHDDLMAANGAYAALWRAWTS